One Branchiostoma floridae strain S238N-H82 chromosome 15, Bfl_VNyyK, whole genome shotgun sequence DNA window includes the following coding sequences:
- the LOC118431848 gene encoding uncharacterized protein LOC118431848 produces MFGRGKPRARGKRRGRVPRVTVPSAATSTASPYKPSGQPGTVNRISRLIYFEICFVKDALEANLMCTECHNAGSTSIPLCLEEERFFLVKGHNFRSLSDDVLQPFQQVSSLSFLEANVTDVSAGALARLQHLEFLGIVGSNLPVLEPGSFSLPEARWLSLRQNKIHTIEPRAFDGSRHITFLDLHGNDLHVVMTASFRGLTSLTSLDLDFNRIKHVMACAFESLLSLESLSLESNELNALKKHWFCGLSRLEVLNLAKNKIADIHQGSFQALQALRSLDLSSNKLTYVHAHCFHNMTSLEKLSLADNRIIAGADGSLTGWMMMVDLRHNPLRCTCASPWLHGLSFNNSSRPTCGYPPLWRGQKLPGHNVTLPCPLAALSTSLKVSAVPTSLLSAPPVSFHYTYTATCRLYWERQPQLVWMIGNDESVDLPSGLLPGQKTTVTVSVATYNVTATVKHTLSQKGWSCRRCIMLNSGQHIDGAEGISSISYLGKTETTIQVRTHRVTSLPECVAITEDKNFTIPTGSTSQQTITTAKPSPPPPTTVRHLTNSEQTSPERLLVTTQRPTTTLYGTTSARARKETQDTDQSSGSLSCVLIALLASAAMGLLTGIPSLCVMHRRRRQDRRRKRIWQESLRGSLTVNKKYAGAGGNEETVNNTESNTENDPDILTPNLYEHAHEYETCPSPRPLPPPVTSTQQRHLAGGQPTSYSTLQVTNSDCGMYRTEEDGAVPADPNAPPLEVYTPSDVALEDVDEGSSGGVENESTSGNDSEDTCEGTA; encoded by the exons ATGTTTGGCCGCGGGAAGCCAAGAGCTAGAGGCAAGCGCCGAGGAAGAGTGCCAAGAGTTACCGTACCGTCCGCGGCAACATCCACGGCATCGCCATACAAGCCTTCAGGCCAGCCGGGAACCGTCAACAGAATCTCCCGGCTAATATACTTTGAGATTTGCTTTGTTAAAG ATGCGTTGGAAGCCAATCTGATGTGCACTGAGTGTCACAATGCCGGATCTACCAGCATCCCTCTCTGTCTGGAGGAAGAGCGATTCTTCTTGGTCAAAGGTCACAACTTCCGGTCCCTCTCGGATGACGTTCTTCAGCCCTTCCAACAGGTGAGCAGTCTCTCGTTCTTGGAGGCCAACGTCACGGACGTGAGTGCGGGAGCTCTCGCGAGACTTCAGCACCTCGAGTTTCTCGGAATTGTGGGCAGCAATTTACCCGTGCTAGAGCCAGGTAGTTTCTCCCTACCCGAAGCAAGATGGCTGTCTCTGAGACAGAACAAAATCCACACGATCGAGCCACGCGCTTTCGATGGTTCCCGCCACATAACCTTTCTGGATCTCCATGGCAACGACCTCCATGTCGTCATGACTGCTTCCTTCCGTGGTCTGACGTCACTGACCTCACTTGACCTTGACTTCAACAGGATCAAGCACGTCATGGCATGCGCCTTCGAATCCCTGCTGTCTCTTGAATCTCTGAGCCTTGAGAGCAACGAACTGAATGCACTGAAGAAACACTGGTTCTGCGGTCTCTCCCGCCTGGAAGTTCTCAACCTGGCAAAGAACAAGATCGCGGACATACATCAGGGTAGCTTCCAGGCGCTTCAGGCTCTGCGATCGCTCGACCTCTCCAGCAACAAACTGACCTACGTTCACGCCCATTGTTTTCACAACATGACGAGCCTCGAGAAGCTCTCCCTGGCGGATAATCGGATTATTGCAGGAGCAGATGGGTCGCTTACTGGATGGATGATGATGGTGGATCTGCGTCACAACCCCTTGAGGTGCACCTGCGCAAGCCCATGGCTTCATGGGCTCAGTTTCAACAACAGCAGTCGGCCCACCTGTGGGTACCCGCCCCTGTGGCGTGGCCAAAAACTCCCGGGCCACAATGTAACCTTGCCGTGTCCACTTGCAGCACTGTCCACCAGTCTGAAGGTGTCCGCCGTTCCCACATCGCTCTTATCAGCGCCTCCTGTCTCCTTCCACTATACCTACACCGCCACCTGTCGCCTGTACTGGGAACGACAACCCCAACTCGTGTGGATGATCGGGAACGACGAGAGCGTGGACCTGCCAAGCGGTCTGCTTCCTGGCCAGAAAACGACTGTCACGGTATCCGTGGCAACGTACAACGTCACAGCAACGGTGAAACACACCTTATCGCAGAAAGGTTGGTCCTGTCGACGATGTATCATGCTTAACTCCGGACAGCACATCGATGGCGCTGAGGGTATCAGTTCTATCAGCTACCTGGGCAAGACGGAAACCACGATACAAGTGCGCACTCATCGTGTCACTAGCTTGCCGGAGTGCGTCGCAATAACTgaagacaaaaattttaccaTTCCAACCGGCTCAACGTCCCAACAAACGATAACGACGGCCAAACCTTCACCACCTCCACCGACGACTGTCCGCCACCTGACAAACTCGGAGCAGACCTCACCAGAGCGCCTCCTGGTGACCACGCAACGACCGACAACTACATTATACGGCACAACAAGTGCACGTGCCAGAAAAGAGACACAAGACACAGACCAATCTTCAGGGAGTTTGTCGTGCGTCCTGATCGCCTTGTTGGCCTCAGCAGCGATGGGTTTACTGACCGGCATCCCTTCCCTGTGCGTCATGCACAGGCGCAGACGGCAGGATCGGCGTCGGAAGAGGATCTGGCAAGAGTCTCTGAGAGGAAGCCTTACCGTCAACAAGAAATACGCGGGGGCCGGGGGTAATGAAGAAACTGTTAATAACACTGAGAGCAACACAGAAAACGACCCTGACATTCTTACACCCAACCTGTACGAACATGCGCACGAATACGAGACGTGCCCATCACCACGGCCACTGCCACCACCTGTGACGTCCACACAACAGCGCCACCTCGCGGGTGGACAGCCAACGTCATACAGCACCCTCCAGGTCACCAACAGTGACTGCGGGATGTACAGAACGGAGGAGGATGGCGCCGTGCCCGCCGACCCGAATGCGCCGCCTCTGGAGGTGTACACGCCGAGTGACGTCGCTTTGGAAGACGTGGACGAAGGCTCTTCGGGAGGAGTCGAAAATGAGTCAACTTCCGGCAATGATAGCGAGGACACGTGTGAGGGAACCGCTTAA
- the LOC118431850 gene encoding protein MGA2-like translates to MGILHRAVLDGRVHQVRLLVSIGVSLEERDRGGLTPLMLTCYVDKEESGLRIARILARSGAYLNVEDSAGMNVLHHACKAGKYGIVAFLLDEDAMVTNSPDKLGNTPLNYAAINGNPQLVKLLVNSLTRYRVDIDHRNKEGFTALLLATKYGHYQASQILLREGRASTRVRDNEHFMNPSEWAKKSHSIHTRYMRQKTAATRRIMTGKFGPPSASDSDSSRSTTSSLSASDRSISPTTIARSERLSMAPSPRKTTAVSLSFPQLRPQRFTSHSNTNSCSFQEQHLRPLLTTIRQRSAKEGRPFSSSTIASSASIPSSSSSSVTLIEAPPEEVRDVENNQLRTIFQLYEKDLRWRPKSLPIPTISLTPPPSPRPLLNPQQREGSFVSVFTAGTALTTAGSGVGLTVE, encoded by the coding sequence ATGGGGATCCTCCACCGTGCCGTGCTGGACGGGCGGGTGCACCAGGTCAGGCTGCTCGTGTCCATCGGGGTGAGCCTGGAGGAGCGCGACCGGGGCGGGCTCACCCCGCTCATGCTCACCTGCTACGTCGACAAGGAGGAATCCGGACTCCGCATTGCCAGAATTCTGGCCCGTTCCGGAGCGTACTTGAACGTGGAAGACTCTGCCGGAATGAATGTTCTACACCACGCCTGTAAGGCCGGGAAATACGGCATCGTCGCCTTCCTACTCGACGAGGACGCTATGGTTACCAACAGTCCCGACAAGCTGGGCAACACCCCGCTGAACTATGCTGCTATCAACGGGAACCCTCAGTTGGTAAAACTATTGGTGAACAGTTTGACTCGGTACAGGGTTGATATTGATCATAGGAATAAGGAAGGCTTCACGGCGCTACTTCTAGCGACCAAGTACGGACACTACCAGGCCTCGCAGATTCTGTTACGGGAGGGCCGCGCTTCCACGAGAGTCCGGGACAACGAACACTTCATGAACCCGTCTGAGTGGGCGAAGAAGAGTCACAGCATCCACACCAGGTACATGCGACAAAAGACCGCCGCGACCCGACGCATCATGACCGGGAAGTTCGGGCCTCCCTCCGCGAGCGACAGCGACTCTTCCCGAAGCACGACGTCGTCTCTCTCCGCCTCTGATCGGTCCATCTCGCCGACGACTATCGCGCGTTCCGAGCGACTTTCGATGGCACCCTCACCGAGAAAAACTACCGCTGTTTCCTTAAGCTTCCCTCAGCTAAGACCCCAGCGATTTACAAGCCATAGCAACACCAACTCTTGTAGCTTCCAAGAACAGCACCTGCGGCCCTTATTGACGACAATACGACAAAGGAGCGCGAAGGAAGGTCGACCGTTTTCTTCAAGTACCATCGCCTCAAGTGCCAGCATTCCCTCAAGTTCGTCCTCTTCCGTGACCCTTATAGAAGCACCACCGGAGGAGGTGCGAGACGTGGAAAACAACCAATTAAGAACGATATTCCAGCTGTATGAGAAAGACTTGAGATGGAGACCCAAGTCTCTTCCTATTCCAACCATCTCACTAacgccgcccccctccccacgtccGTTGCTGAACCCACAGCAGAGAGAGGGGTCGTTTGTGAGTGTCTTCACGGCGGGTACTGCCCTCACTACCGCCGGGTCAGGAGTGGGACTGACGGTGGAGTAA
- the LOC118431849 gene encoding ankycorbin-like: MGHAARVEELTLQEAILQGMFSQVREMVEEGGMPVSRRDQEGRTPLICCALCLRQDLGIGMAKMLLEHGARAGPVDRAGRNALSYACSSGSEGLVDVLLGAADFDLNRKDRQGRTALFHAASKGRTDIVRKLVGRLLRYDQPVNVRDMAGVSPLLEAAKNGHSGVIDVLIKEGNVEPTPKEETYLLTSKEEYNLVKVHRAKFLRHRNCFRDVVEKPTPPSRAQSAPSKAREPVGIRPGSSRPPSAMLLLRPKTAPNRIDLPTPSPSGSFDWRSIRPRTSWRTELQDLYRVLEVQISPSYRKSAVPPPKVPTPPPSESGDSESDALSDRGRRKGISTGGTSAKDSFKRRASLLGGTLSRTKRGSLPVVPTIELPEEKEEPLSAIQKFKKRGSMSVRTTILSAKLKDLEGKGTKDGTDTRALSSRRGSRDPDASSSDDNRRPRSARSKRGSKDSDDETKENRDRSDSFRLDPAKLAKPKRGSISVQTDNRNDSVPREKLTVSPPKLTLSPPKNDATNKRISAPALLRNNSNVDIDEQAAVQFGFTEATLKHLQTLADEALLHGDSVFSDTESYYNGVSTPRRLSTVTEIED; this comes from the coding sequence ATGGGGCACGCGGCTCGTGTGGAGGAGCTTACGCTACAAGAGGCGATACTTCAGGGGATGTTCAGCCAGGTGAGAGAGATGGTGGAGGAGGGAGGCATGCCGGTGAGCAGGCGGGACCAGGAGGGCCGCACGCCGCTCATCTGCTGTGCCCTGTGCCTCCGGCAAGACCTTGGTATTGGCATGGCTAAGATGCTACTAGAACACGGTGCTAGAGCCGGGCCTGTGGACAGGGCGGGGAGGAACGCGCTCAGCTACGCGTGTTCATCGGGATCTGAGGGGCTCGTCGACGTTCTGCTTGGCGCTGCTGACTTTGACTTGAACAGGAAAGACCGGCAGGGAAGGACGGCCTTGTTTCACGCCGCGTCTAAAGGAAGGACGGACATTGTGAGGAAACTGGTGGGGAGGTTACTGCGGTACGACCAGCCGGTCAATGTCAGGGACATGGCCGGGGTTTCCCCGCTTCTGGAGGCGGCTAAAAATGGACATTCAGGGGTGATCGACGTCCTGATTAAGGAAGGAAACGTCGAACCGACACCTAAGGAAGAGACGTACCTTTTGACGAGTAAGGAGGAATACAACTTAGTGAAGGTGCACAGGGCAAAATTCTTAAGACACAGAAACTGTTTTAGAGACGTTGTCGAGAAGCCTACACCGCCGTCGAGGGCGCAGAGTGCACCCAGTAAGGCACGAGAACCCGTCGGGATCAGGCCGGGGAGCAGCCGCCCGCCCAGCGCAATGTTACTCCTCCGACCAAAGACAGCGCCCAACCGTATCGACCTCCcgaccccctccccctctggtAGCTTTGACTGGCGGTCGATTAGGCCACGGACGAGTTGGAGAACTGAGCTGCAGGATCTGTACAGAGTACTTGAGGTCCAAATCTCTCCGTCGTACCGGAAAAGCGCGGTCCCTCCGCCCAAGGTGCCGACCCCGCCGCCGAGCGAGAGCGGTGACAGCGAGTCGGACGCCCTGTCAGACCGTGGCAGGAGGAAGGGCATATCGACCGGCGGGACCTCGGCGAAAGATTCATTCAAGCGCCGAGCATCTCTGCTGGGAGGTACGCTGAGCAGAACGAAACGAGGGTCTCTTCCCGTGGTGCCAACGATTGAGCTCCCGGAGGAAAAGGAAGAACCACTGTCTGCCATACAGAAGTTTAAGAAGAGAGGCTCCATGTCCGTTAGAACAACTATTCTATCAGCTAAACTGAAAGACTTGGAAGGGAAGGGTACGAAAGATGGAACAGATACTAGAGCGTTGTCAAGTCGTCGCGGGTCTCGCGACCCTGACGCGTCCTCATCGGACGACAACAGGAGGCCGAGGTCCGCCAGGTCGAAGAGAGGGTCGAAAGACTCGGATGACGAGACGAAGGAGAACCGTGACAGAAGTGACAGTTTCCGACTCGACCCTGCCAAGCTCGCGAAACCCAAGCGAGGTTCCATCTCTGTACAGACGGACAACAGGAACGACTCAGTTCCAAGAGAAAAGTTGACAGTAAGCCCACCCAAGCTGACACTGAGCCCTCCAAAGAACGACGCCACAAACAAGCGTATCTCCGCCCCGGCCCTGCTCAGGAACAATTCTAACGTAGATATAGACGAACAGGCGGCGGTACAGTTTGGATTTACTGAGGCGACACTGAAACACTTACAGACTCTCGCTGACGAGGCGCTGCTTCACGGAGACAGCGTGTTCTCAGACACGGAGTCGTACTATAACGGCGTCTCTACACCCAGAAGACTGTCCACAGTCACAGAGATCGAAGATTAA